The genomic window CGGCCATCGACGGCTGCACGCATACGCGATCCCACCCGAGGGATTCAGCGTTGACTCAGACCTCCGGACCTGCTAGGCTCAAAGCGGCGATGACGGGGCGGTCGCAGTCGACGTCCCGCGCCGGCGTACGCGAGGAGTGCGGATGAGTATGATAGGGGCAGGACGGGTTCGACAACGGCTCATTGTCTTGTTGGGGCTGGTCGTATTCGGACAAGGGTGCGCGACCGTGCAGAGGGGCGGCGAATCGGTGATGAGGGGTACGGCGCCTGCGGCTGCCGTCGCTTCTGTGGCCATAACAGCCAAGCAGGAAGAGGGCAAGGCTGAGGCCTACTACCGATTTATGAGGAGCCTGCTGGCAGAACAGGCAGGAGATTATCAGGCAGCGATCACGTGGCAAAAGGCGGCGCTAGAGGTCGATCCTCGATCTGTTGCCATGCACAACGTTCTGGCCTCTCTGTATATGAAACGGGGCGATGTTCGGGGCGCAATCAGCACCGCAGAGGATGTGCTTGCCCTTGATGCGAAGAACCTTCACGCCCACCTGCTCCTGGCCGCGGTCTATCAGAGCCTCCATAATCTGCCGGTCGCCGAACGGTATCTTCGCGAGGCGGTCGATCTGGATCCCAGCCGAATCGAGATCTACCTGCAGCTTGCGGTTCTCTATCGGGAGGCCAAAAGACTGAATGAGGCGATTGCTGTGTACCGGAGAGCCCTGGACGTTGATCCCGGGTCACTGGTGCTTCGCTACAACCTGGGTCGTCTCTACCTGGAAGAAGGACAGCCGGAGCAGGCAGGCCTGATCTTTCGGGAGATCCTGGAGCGCGACTCCGAGTTCAACCCCGCGTTGATGGCGCTTGGGATGAGCCTTGAGGCCCAGGGGCGATTCGACGAGGCCAGGGAGACATATCGGCGTGCGCTTGACGACGATCCCAGAAATGGCGAGCTTCGGGAGCGTGTCGCTCATCTGCTGTTGAGGCAAAAGGACCTGGAGGGCGCTCTCGTTGAATATCAACGGCTGCTCGATCAGGAGCCGAACAACAGCTCATTCAAACTTCGGATCGCATTCATTTACTACGAAAAGAGAGTGTATGACAAGGCCGTTGGGGTCTTTCAGGACATCCTTCGACAGGAACCGGGCAACCATGAGGTCCGCTACTACCTGGGGCTGACCCTTGAGGATGACAAGCGCCCGGACGAGGCTCTCGACGCGCTGGCACAGATTCCCAAAGAGAGTCCACGTTATCCGGATGCGCTGTTCCACCGCGGGTATATTCTGAGCCAGAAGGAACGGTATGCCGAGGCTAGCGATCTGCTCTCAATGGCAGGCGCCCTCAAGCCGAACGAGGGCACCATTCCGTACCTGCTGGGTCTGATCTACTTTCAGCAAAAAAGCTATGGACAGGCCATCGCGCAACTTGAGCGCGCGCTCGGTCTGGAACCGAGCAATGCCGCCTACCTGTATCAACTCGGTTCGGCCTTTGAGCGCAGTCGTCAGATTGACAAGGCTGAAACGGTCTTTCGTAAGTTATTGGTTGTCGATCCGAAGAATGCCGACGCGTACAACTACCTGGGGTACATGTTCGCCGATGAGGGGATCAGGCTCGATGAGTCGGTGGCCCTGGTCAAGAAGGCGTTAGAGCTTCAGCCCGATAACGGGGCGTTTGTCGACAGCCTGGGTTGGGCCTATTTTAAGAAGGGGATGATCGACGAAGCCCTGGCGGAACTGAAGCGCGCCGTGGAACTCACCACGAAGGAGGATCCCACCATCTTTGAACACCTTGGGGACGTCTACTTTAGAAAGCAGATGGTTCCCGAGGCGATCAGGGAGTGGGAACGTTCGCTTGCCATCGATAGTGCGAACGAGGCCGTACAGCGCAAGCTCGGTAAGGCCAGGGAGGTGCTCTCTCGGGAGGAGAGGTGACTGGTCGCCTCGCCGTATGCGTCTCGGCGCTTATTACAGCAGTCGCGCTGAGCGGGTGCGCTGTCTATACGGTTGATCTCGTTCCGGAGGAACGGAACCAGCCGCGTCCTTCGAGACCGGTTGCGCAGGAGATTCTCCGGTCCTTACAGGAGCGAGAGGCTGCGATCACGGGTCTGCAAGCCGTACTTGACTTCACCGTGCGGCGCGCGGGCACGCAGGAGCACGGGCAGGAGGCGGTTGTTGTCCGGCGACCCGACCTGATTCGACTGGAGAGCATCGGTTGGGGCGGACTGACGTCGTTCGTGATCGTGAGTGACGGACGCCGACTGATCGCGCATGCGCTGCTGCAGAATCTATTCGTCGAGGGGCGTCCGACCCCTGAGAACGTTGCGAAGGTTACGGGACTTCGCGTGGCGCCGGCCCATCTGGTCCGGTTGCTGCTCGGCCTGCCGCCCATCGCGATCCAGGTCGATACGACAGAACTGTATGGCCCGGATGATGGTCGCGCATATCTGCTGCGAGGGCAGGATGCGCCCTTTACGCAGCGCCTCTGGGTATCCGATGACGACCTGAGCCTCCTGAGAGGGGAGTTGTACGACCGAACATCGCTCCGCCTGAGGTTTCGGTACGTGCCCGCGGTCCACGGTTTACCCACGCTCCTGCTGGAGGAGCCCGTGAAGCAGGTAGCAGTGGAGCTGTCGTATCGGTCCTATACGCTGAATCCCGAGTTATCCGATGAGTTGTTCCGAATTCCGCCGGCCCAGGGAGCGCAGGTCGTGAACCTGGACGCAGGTGTAGCCCCAATGCTCAGGTTTCTTGAGAGATGAAACAGGTCACGCTGACGTCTCCTTCCAAGATCAATCTGTTTCTAGAGGTCCTCGGACGGCGAGACGATGGGTACCACGAAATCTGTTCAATCGTCGCGCTGACCGAACTGTGCGATACCATTATCCTGGAACGCCGAACGAGCGGGATTACCATCCGGGTCAGAGATCCCAAGGTCCCATCAGGGCCCGACAATCTGTGCCATCGGGCGGCCGATCTGTTGCTGCGACACAGTGGGATTCACGGTGGGGTAAGCATTCGGATCGAGAAGCATATCCCTGTAGCCGGTGGGATGGGCGGGGGGTCGAGCAACGCCGCGGCGACATTATGGGGGTTGAACCTGTTGTACGACCTGGGGTGGCCTCGCGAGGAGCTGACTAGCCTCGGGTCTGAGTTGGGTTCCGATGTGCCCCTGTTCTTTTGCCGGGGAGCCGCCTTTATACGAGGGCGAGGGGAGCGGGTAGAGGAGTTGGCTGCGCTGACGCCGCGATGGCTTGTGATTGCCAATCCCGGGATGGAAATCTCCACGGCGTCGGTCTACCGTCGGTTGAGATTGCCGTTGACATCTGAAAAAGCCGGGTTTACAATGCGGGGTTTAGTCGAGTCGGGTCAGGTAGAGGCGGCGCTGTCGCACTGCTTTAACCGACTGGAGGACGTTGTACTTGAGGCCTATCCCCCGGTCGCCAACCTCAAACAGCGGCTGTTGCTATTGGGGGCGAGCCCGGTCTTGGTCAGCGGGAGCGGGCCGACGGTCTTCGGCGTCATGCGAGAGGCTAAGGCGGCCAAGCGGGTTGCGTCAAGTTTAGTCGAGAGCGGAATTGCTGCGGTTGCCTGCCGCACCCTGGAGAAGAATCCTTTGTTGACGACGGAACGGTAGGGGCGCGATTTATCGCGCCCATGTGGGCGCAACAACAGGGCGTCATAAATGGCGCCCCTACTTGGGGGGTCGGATAAGGGTAATCCGGCAGACTTTGGATCTGCACATCGAGGTTCGAGTCCTCGCCCCCCAGCCAGAGCGGGCGGCGGCAGGCTGCCGTCGTATGTAAACGCGCAGGAGGAACGACGCGGTATGTGGAGAGTATCTGATGGCTGATCGATTAATCCTTTTCTCCGGTAACGCCAATCCGGCGTTGTCGCAGGAGATTGCGGACTACCTCGATACCCCGCTGGGCGACGCCGAGGTTACGCGCTTTGCTGACGACGAGATCCTGGTGCAGATTTTCGAAAATGTCAGAGGGGCCGACGTCTTTGTGATCCAGCCTACGTGCCGACCTGTCAACGAAAACCTGATGGAACTGTTGGTGATCATCGATGCGTTAAAGCGGGCGTCGGCGTGGCGGATCACAGCCGTCATGCCGTACTACGGCTACGGGCGGCAGGATCGCAAGGTTCAGCCTCGCGTCCCGATCACCGCGAAGCTGGTGGCCGACCTGTTGACGGCGGCTGGGGTGCATCGGGTGTTGACGATGGATCTTCATGCCGGACAGATTCAGGGTTTCTTCACGACCCCCGTCGATCATCTGTATGCGGCCCCGGTCTTATTGCGGTTTTTCGAGGAACGAAGGTTGCGGGATGCGGTAGTCGTCTCCCCGGACGCGGGCGGCGTGGAACGAGCCCGCGCATTTGCGAAGCGTCTGGGGAGCCCGCTGGCGTTTATCGACAAGCGGCGGACAGGTCCCAATGAGGCGAAGGTCATGAATATTGTCGGAGACGTCGACGGACGGGACGTGATCATCGTGGACGACATGATCGACACGGCAGGAACCCTCACGCAGGCGGTCCCGGCGCTCCTCGAAAAAGGCGCGAAGCGAATCTTTGCGGGTTGTACACATCCGGTTCTTTCCGGCCCGGCGGTGGAGCGGATCGATGGATCGGTGCTCGAAGAGGTGGTCGTGACGAATACCATCCCCCTTCCCAAGGGCAGCACGTATAAAAAGCTGACGGTCCTCTCGGTGGCGCCTCTTTTAGGAGAGGCAATCCGCCGCATCCACAAAGAGGAATCGGTCAGCAGTCTGTTTGTCTGACGGGGGGCATAGATCGAGGGCGCAGGGACGAGCAATAATCTCGCCTGCGCCTTGCGGGAAGGAGAGTGCGATGGAACAAGCAGTGTTGAAAGGGCAGGTCCGTACGCAGTTCGGTACGGGGGCCGCGAAAAGGCTTCGGCGACAGCGGCTGATTCCGGCTATTGTGTATGGAGGCGAATCCGGGCCCACGGCGGTCACCATCAATCCCCTTGAGATGATGAAGCTGCTGGGGGGCGGAGGTGGCGAGAATGTCCTGATCACCCTCGCTTTGGATGGGGATGGTGAGCGATCGAGGACGGTCATTGTCAAGGGTTTGCAGCGGGACCCCGTACGAGGCGGGCCACTGCACGCCGATTTCCTCGAGGTCTCCATGCAGCGCAAGATCAAGGTCCAGATTCCGCTCAGGCTGACTGGGGAGGCTGTCGGGGTAAAACTCAAAGGAGGCCTGTTGGAGCAGCATCTACGCGAGGTCACTGTCGAGTGCCTGCCTGGAGCGATCCTCAGTCACATCGAGGTAGATATCAGTCAGCTTGATCTGGGCCACTCCATTCATGTCCGCGAGCTGACCATCGCGGGAGACATCAGGGTGCTTGACGACCCGGCAAGGCCTGTGGTGACGGTACTGATTCAACGGGTAGTGGCGGAAGGGGCTGCGGCTGCAACGGAGGAGAAAACGGCTGAGCCGGAGGTGGTCGGCAAGAAGGAAGCGAAAGAGGTCAAAGAAGGCAAGTAGAAGGCCGGTACGATCGCCTGACGAGGTGCTGTATTGTGGATCGTGGTGGGCTTGGGCAATCCCGGTCAGGAGTATGAACGTAGTCGCCACAATGTCGGCTTTTGGGTTGTGGACACGTTGGCTGATCGGCTCGGCGTGGCGGTTACACGTTGTCGATACCGTTCGCTGTTTGCGAGAGGTCTCCTCCACGGGAGTCAGGTGTTGTTGGCGAAGCCCTTGACCTTCATGAACGAGAGCGGCTTCAGTGTTTCCAGGTGGCAACAGGCCTTACGGCTTGAGCCTGGTCGGATTATCGTGGTCCATGATGATCTGGATCTACCGCTGTCTCAGTTGCGGGTCAAGGCTGGCGGCGGCGATGGTGGGCACAGGGGTGTTCGCTCCGTCGTCGAGGCGATCGGCAGCTCTGACTTTCTGCGAGTCAGGGTAGGAGTCGGACGGCCTCGGGAAGGTCGGGATGCGGCGACCCATGTGCTCGAGTCATTCGATGAGCGTGAAGGCGAGATGATGCGAGGAGCGGTACAACGGGCGACCGACGCTGTGGAGACGCTGGTACAGGACGGTCTCGATGCAGCGATGAACCGGTATAACGTTCGAGGTGTTCGTCAGGCTTGTATGGCGTAATCTGGAGGAGGTGAAGAGAGTGACCCGGTATGAGGTGATTATGATCCTGGACCCGGCCCTTACGGAGGACGGTGTTGAGGCAGGGATCGGCGGAGTTCGCGAGATCGTCGTCAAGAAAGGTGGACAGGTGCTGGAGGTCCAGAAGTGGGGAAAAAAGCGACTCGCCTATGAGGTAAAAAAACGGCGGGAAGGCCAGTACGTCCTGATGAAGGTGGAGGGTATGGGCGGAGTTGTGGCCGATCTCGATCGACATTTTCGGATCACTGAGGCTGTTCTTAAAGGAACGGTCGTCAGGGCTGAGGAACCTCGGAGAGGACGCTTTAAGGCAAAGTCGCACGCCACGCTTGAGGGTAGTACCGTGACAACTACCCAGGAGGTGGGGGATGGTGAGTTTCAATAAAGTCATTTTACTGGGGAATCTGACGCGGGATCCTGAGTTGCGGCATACGCCCGGCGGTATGACCGTGTGCAACTTCGATCTTGCGGTCAATCGCTCGTTTACGACGAAAGGCGGTGAGCGGCGAGAGGAGGTCTGCTTCATCACGGTAGTTGTGTGGGACAAGCAGGCACAGACCTGCGCCGAGTTTCTGAGTAAGGGGCGTCAGGCGCTCGTTGAGGGTCGGCTCCAGCAACGATCGTGGGACACGCCGGATGGGCAGAAACGAAGTAAATATGAGGTGGTAGCAGAGCGGGTACAATTTGTCGGTGGACGAAAGGATACAGCGCTCTCCGAAGAGGAGCCGCCTCGATCCGGCGAGGAAGAGGAGGTACCATTCTGAAGCGCGATCACGTTGAGGGAGGTGACGACGAATGCTGAAAAAGCGACGGAGCTTTCGACGGCAAAAGGTGTGCAAGTGGTGTGTCGATAAAATCGAGTTCGTCGATTTTAAGGACGCCAAACGGCTGAGGAACTTCATTACGGACCGAGGGAAGATTATTCCCCGGAGAATTTCTGGTAACTGCGCGGGTCATCAGCGCGAGTTGGGCGGGGCCATCAAGAGGGCCCGCAGTATCGCATTACTCCCCTTCGCCGCCGATCTGCTTTAAGCTGGAGGGACCGGCAGATTATTGTGGCGGTGTTGACGAGTGACGTCCGATGAAAGAGGGATCAGCCGGGACAGCCGTACAAGCCGTTACCCTTTGTCTTGCGTCTCTTGTGCTTGCGCTGGCCGGCGGGGTGATCCCGATTGTCGGGAGTTTCTTTACCCTGCTGACCCCCCTGCCGCTTATCCTCCTGTCCTTGAGAGCCGGCCGAGTCGGTGCGCTTCTCGGAATGCTGGTTGTAGGAATCTGTGTCGCCGGCCTCCTGGGTCCGGGATACGCCTGGTTCTTCTATATTCAATTCGGCCTTCCCGCAATGGTGCTGGCGGAGACGATCCGCCGCCAGTGGACTCCAGAGGTATCGGTAGCCGCAGGAAGCGTCACTGTCCTGATGGGCGGTCTGATCGGCCTTGTTCTCGCGGCATGGGGCGCCGGCGGGTCGTTAGTGGATTTTCTTCAGCATCGTCTCGATATTGCCGTTCGAGACGCGATGGACCTATACGGCAAGATGGGGGTCGCGTCTGACGAGGTTGGGCCGCTATTTGCGTCGGTTGATGAGGTCCGAACGTTTCTGCTCACAACCTCACCCGGCCTCTTCATGGCGGCGGCCCTGCTCAGCACGTCGGCCAACTTTTTCCTGGCGCGGAGGGGTGTGGCCCAAGTCGCTGTTGCAGGGGGTCCGGCTCCCGGATTTACGTGGAGAGTCGCGGATTGGCTGGTATGGGTGTTTATTGGGTCGGCGGCCTTGTTGCTGAGCGGACTGCCGATTGCGAAAGAGATTGGGTTCAACGGGCTGCTTGTTATGATCACGGTCTATTTTCTACAGGGCTTGGCGATTACCACGTTCTGGATCCGCCGGCTAAGGTTATCACCGTTTGTCGGGCTCTTGGGCGTTGCGCTGCTGCTGCTTCAGCCACTGCTGTTGCTGCTCGTGGCGCTCGTCGGGCTGTTCGACATCTGGGTCGTATTTCGCCGGCATTCGCTTCCGACCGCCCCTGACGTGTAACGCGCGGCAGGTCGCGTAGGACGGAGGAGGTTACGTACTGATGAAGATCGTTCTCTTGGAGCGGGTGGAAAAAGTCGGCTCCGCTGGTGACCAGGTTGAGGTAGCGGACGGCTACGCTCGGAATTTCCTGATCCCGACGCGTAAGGCCGTCGCTGCAACCTCTGCCAACATGAAGTCGCTGAATCACCTGGTTCGACAGAATGCGGAGCGCGAGGAGAAGCTTCGTCGGGCGGCGGAGATGACGGCCGGCCGGATCGCGGAACTGCACTGCGTCATCGCGCGTCGAGCCGGCGAGCAGGATCGACTCTTCGGCGCCGTGACCAACCAGGATATCTGCGCCGCCCTGGCTGCCCAGGGATTGGAGATGGATCGCAGAAAGATCGTGCTGCAAGAACCGATCAAGGCGCTGGGCAGTTATACCATTCCCATCCGCCTGCATCCCGAGGTCGTTGGGGAACTTCGGCTTACTGTCGAGCGCGAAGAGGGCTGAGCCGGTGGGGCAACGTAGCATGCGGGAGTCGACCCTGGATCGGCGTGAGACGGCCGGAGAGCGGATTCCGCCGCAGAACCTGGAGGCCGAGATGTCGGTCCTTGGGGCGGTCCTGCAGAGCAGCGAGGCCTTCATGAAGTGTCTTGAGGTGCTGCGGCCCGACCAGTTCTATCGGGACGCGCATCGCAAGATCTTCGCCGCAGCGACCGTCCTGTTCGGCCGCGGTGAGCCGGTCGATCTCATTACAATCACCAATGAGCTGCGTCGTCGAGGCGAACTCGACGAGGTAGGTTCCTCGGCGTTCCTTGCCTCATTGGTCGATGCGGTCCCCACCGGCGCAAACGTTGCCTACCACGCGCGGATCGTCCGCGACAAGGCGCTCATGCGCCAGTTGATCAATGTGGCCACCGATATTGTCGGGCTCGGTTTCGCCGATCAGGAGGAGGCGGACCAGGTGCTTGAGCAGGCCGAGCAGCAGATCTTCGAGTTGTCGGAGGACCGTGTACGGCGCGCCTTCCTGCCGTTGAAGTTGATTTTGAAGGATACGTTTGAACAGGTGGAGAAGCTGTACGACCGCAGGACACAGGTCACCGGGGTCCCTACGGGGTTCGAAGATCTTGATATGAAAACGGCCGGTCTGCAGCCGTCGGAGCTGATCATCATCGCGGGCCGTCCCTCGATGGGGAAGACGAGTTTTGCCCTCAATATCGCGAGAAACGCCGCCGTCGATGAGCGGATACCGGTCGGCGTCTTCAGTCTGGAGATGTCGAAGGAACAGGTCGTCCAGCGACTACTCTCCTCGGAAGCCGAGGTCGACTCCAACCGTATCAGGACAGGGTGGCTGCGCGAGAGCGACTGGCCGAAGCTGACCAATGCGGCCGGTCACCTTTCAGAGGCGCCCATCTTTATTGACGACTCGGCCGCCCTCTCAGTTATTGAGCTTCGGGCGAAGGCGAGGAGACTGAAGGCCGAGCAGAACATTGGGATGGTGGTCATCGACTATCTCCAGCTCATCTCGGGTCGTTCCAGATCCGAGAATCGGCAGCAGGAGGTGTCGGACATCTGCCGGTCCCTGAAGGCGATGGCGAAAGAGTTGAAGGTTCCGGTCGTGGCGTTGTCGCAGCTCGCGCGGCGAACCGAGGAGCGAGAGCGCCCGCAGCTCTCGGATCTTCGGGAATCCGGAGCCATTGAACAGGACTCGGATGTCGTCGTCTTCCTGTATCGGCCCAGCTACTATCAGGCGAGAAAAGCCGGCGCCCCTGATCCGGAGCGGGATACCAAGACCGAGATCATCATCGCCAAGCAACGGAACGGCCCGACCGGGACCGTCGAGTTGGCCTTCCTGAGGGAATACGTCAAGTTCGGGCCGCTTGATCTCGTCCATCAAGAGCCGGATGAAACGGAGGAGATGTGACGGGTCCCGTTCAAGGTTCGACGTTGAACGTTGCACGTTGAACGGTTCAGCGTGCGACGGCGGGTAGAGAGGAGCGATGGCTAAAGCACAGAGCCATTACCTCTGCCAGAGCTGCGGGTATCAGACCGCTCGCTGGATGGGTCGCTGCCCTGATTGCGGGGAGTGGGCGAGCCTGTTAGAGGAGCGCGTCACGGGTGAGCGGCATGGTGCCCGTCGTAACGAGGCGCCCTCAGGGTCATCCCGCGCGACGCCGATCACCGCCGTCGATAGCTTGGCGCTCGGCCGGATGAGCACCGGTCTGACCGAGTTGGATCGTGTGCTGGGCGGGGGAATCGTTCCCGGCTCGTTTGTGCTCGTGAGTGGTGATCCCGGGATTGGCAAGTCGACCCTGCTCCTCCAGGCGTCGATGCAGATCGCGCTGAGGGATGGGGTCGTTCTGTATGTCTCCGGCGAGGAATCGCTTCAGCAGACTCGATCCAGGGCAAGCAGGCTGGGTCCACTCTCAGATCGACTGCTGCTCCTCGCTGAAACCTCTCTCCAAATCATTCTGGATCAGGCAGACCAGATCCGGCCGACCATCCTGGTCATAGATTCTATTCAGACCATCGTCTCTGACGAACTGGAGTCCCCCTCAGGCAGTCTCAGTCAGGTGCGCGAAGCGGCCGTTCGGCTGATGACGCTTGCGAAAGAAAAGGGGATCAGTACCGTCATCATCGGGCATATCACAAAGGACGGGGCCATTGCGGGTCCGAAGGCGATGGAGCACTTGGTCGATGCGGTCGTCTTTATAGAAGGGGAGGGACATCAGATTCATCGGCTGCTGCGAGCCGTAAAGAACCGCTTTGGCCCTACGCCGGAGATTGGCGTACTCGAGATGACGTCGTCCGGCCTGCGGGAGCTTGCCAACCCGTCCGAGGTATTTCTCTCGCAGCGTCCGTCGGGCGCGCCCGGCTCGGTCGTCATCCCAACCTTGGAGGGGAGTCGGCCGTTACTTGTGGAGTTGCAAGCGTTGGTGGCGGCGCCAAGCGCCCCGGTCTCCAGGCGTGTGTTCAATGGCGTGGACAGCAACCGGGGCATCCTGTTGTTGGCTATCCTGGAAAAGCGGCTTGGCCTGGCGCTCAGCGCGTGCGATGTCTATGTCAACGTTGTCGGGGGTGTGAGGGTAGGGGAGACCGCTGCTGATCTTGGTATAGCCGCAGCAGTCCTGTCAAGCGCCAGAAACCTTCCGCTGGATCCCGGACTGTGTGTGTTCGGCGAGGTCGGTTTAGCGGGCGAGGTGCGGGCTGTACCGATGGCGGAGCGACGGCTCGACGAGGCCGCCCGACTGGGATTATCGCATTGTCTGATGTCCCGACATAACCTGTGCCGAACCATGCCTGACTTTTCCTCTTTACGGGTGAGCGGACTGAGTACGGTGGAGGAGTTGACTGAGAGATTGGAGAGATGGTAGACGGGGTCAATCCACGACTGGCTATTGAACGACGGTGTTACAGCCAATGAACAATGCCGTCCTATTGTTGCATAGCGTTACATACCATACTGGCGTCTACCATTATACGAAGCGGTAGTCGATTGGAAAAGTCCATGTGTGTTTTTAAGAGAATCTTTTGACTAGTTACAAGATCCCTGCTAAAATTTATAATTAAGAATGTATAGCACAGGGACAAAAGTAGTGTATCCCACCCACGGCGTCGGGTGGATTGAGGCCATTGAAAAAAAAGAAGTTGGAGATGGACTTCAGCCATTCTACGTAGTTCGTATCATTGGGAACGGAATGACGATTCTGGTTCCCACAAAGAACGCGCAGCGGGTCGGGCTTCGAGCGGTCATCGAACCGTCGGAGATCCCGAAGGTGCTGGCGATTTTACAAAAGAATGACCTGGAGATCAGTTCAAATTGGAATCGCAGATTTAAGGATAACTTAGAGCGAATCAGGACGGGATCGGTGTTTGAGGTGGCGCTAGTGTTGCGAAAGTTGGTTCTGCTTCAGCAGGAACGCAGCCTGTCGTTCGGCGAAAAGACGATGCTGGAGAATGTCCGGAGGTTGATTGTCAGCGAGATTTCGCATGCCTCCGGGATTGACCAGGAGAGAGCAAGAGCGCTTGTCGAGCAGGCGACTAACCACA from Candidatus Methylomirabilis lanthanidiphila includes these protein-coding regions:
- a CDS encoding CarD family transcriptional regulator: MYSTGTKVVYPTHGVGWIEAIEKKEVGDGLQPFYVVRIIGNGMTILVPTKNAQRVGLRAVIEPSEIPKVLAILQKNDLEISSNWNRRFKDNLERIRTGSVFEVALVLRKLVLLQQERSLSFGEKTMLENVRRLIVSEISHASGIDQERARALVEQATNHR